In Alteromonas naphthalenivorans, one DNA window encodes the following:
- a CDS encoding Na(+)-translocating NADH-quinone reductase subunit A: MIKIKKGLDLPIEGAPKQEIAEGSAVSRVAILGEEYVGMRPTMHVQVGDVVKKGQMLFEDKKNPGVKFTAPAAGEVVEVNRGARRVLQSVVVKVNGSDAVSFDKIAADKIASTEREQLQSILVESGMWTALRTRPFSKSPALDSVPNSIFVTAMDTNPLAADPAVIIAERNDDFVNGLKALTQLSGGKVYVCKAPGSSVATGDAAVDVEEFGGPHPAGLAGTHIHYLDSAGLNKTVWHISYQDVMAFGALLTTGELDARRVIAIGGPSAKNPRLVRTTIGADLEELLANEQQDGDVRVVSGSVLNGVTAQGVHGFLGRFHTQVSLLKEGREKKFLGWITPGSDKHSVTRAYLGHLGGSKKFDMTTTTNGSERSMVPIGNYERVMPLDIIPTLLLRDLISGDCDSAQTLGCLELDEEDLALCTYVCPGKYNYGPILRDCLTTIEKEG; the protein is encoded by the coding sequence ATGATAAAAATCAAGAAAGGTCTCGACCTCCCAATAGAGGGAGCGCCGAAGCAGGAGATCGCTGAAGGGTCTGCTGTTTCACGCGTTGCCATTCTGGGAGAAGAATATGTGGGTATGCGTCCTACCATGCACGTCCAAGTTGGCGATGTAGTGAAAAAAGGCCAGATGCTTTTTGAAGACAAAAAGAATCCTGGCGTTAAGTTCACTGCTCCAGCTGCGGGTGAAGTGGTAGAGGTAAACCGTGGTGCAAGGCGTGTATTGCAATCAGTAGTGGTTAAGGTTAATGGCAGTGATGCTGTTAGCTTTGATAAAATTGCTGCAGACAAAATCGCGAGTACTGAGCGGGAGCAACTCCAATCAATCCTAGTTGAGTCAGGTATGTGGACAGCGTTACGTACGCGTCCATTTAGCAAATCTCCAGCCCTTGACTCGGTACCAAATTCAATCTTTGTTACAGCAATGGACACCAATCCGCTAGCCGCGGACCCAGCGGTGATTATTGCTGAGCGCAACGATGACTTCGTAAACGGCTTAAAAGCGTTAACGCAGTTAAGTGGCGGCAAAGTTTACGTTTGTAAAGCTCCAGGCTCATCAGTAGCCACTGGCGATGCCGCAGTAGACGTAGAAGAATTCGGAGGACCACACCCAGCCGGCTTAGCAGGTACACATATCCATTATTTGGATTCTGCTGGTTTGAATAAAACGGTTTGGCACATTAGCTACCAAGATGTAATGGCCTTTGGCGCGTTGCTTACTACGGGTGAGCTAGATGCCCGTCGTGTTATTGCTATTGGTGGTCCATCTGCTAAAAATCCTCGTCTAGTTCGTACCACTATCGGTGCTGATTTAGAAGAGTTGCTAGCAAACGAACAACAAGACGGTGACGTACGTGTGGTTTCAGGTTCCGTATTAAACGGCGTAACCGCACAAGGTGTTCACGGCTTCCTAGGTCGTTTCCACACCCAAGTATCACTGCTTAAAGAAGGTCGCGAGAAGAAATTCCTTGGTTGGATCACGCCTGGTTCAGACAAGCATTCCGTCACGCGCGCTTATCTTGGTCACTTAGGTGGCAGCAAGAAGTTTGATATGACAACAACAACCAATGGCTCTGAGCGCTCGATGGTGCCAATTGGTAATTACGAACGCGTTATGCCCCTAGATATCATCCCTACGCTTTTGCTTAGAGATCTGATTTCTGGTGATTGTGACAGTGCTCAGACATTGGGTTGTTTAGAGTTGGACGAAGAAGATTTGGCATTGTGTACCTATGTATGCCCTGGCAAATACAACTACGGCCCGATTTTACGCGACTGTTTGACCACGATTGAGAAAGAGGGTTAG
- a CDS encoding MBL fold metallo-hydrolase, producing the protein MTHKFTRTFLLAASLVSTTFIPAAFSQDRFEKVEIEATALKGSVHMLTGMGGNIGVSAGDDGILIIDDQFAPLAEKIATALGELGSDKPKYVINTHYHGDHTGSNAFFHSHKGATILAHDNVRVRLANDEKVSPDALPAITYENGIKLHFNGETIHIMHLESGHTDGDSIVWFEQPDVLHTGDLYFSGLFPFIDLNSGGSVEGYIDSVKQVLAKIDDDTVLIPGHGELSNKAEYTTFLAMIEETFAFVKAQKAKGMSLEAITETGLDSKWDKWAWSFISEEKWIATLYEEA; encoded by the coding sequence ATGACGCACAAATTTACCCGAACTTTTCTACTTGCTGCAAGTTTAGTCTCGACTACCTTCATTCCAGCCGCTTTTTCGCAAGACCGCTTCGAAAAGGTTGAAATAGAGGCAACAGCACTAAAAGGTTCTGTGCATATGTTAACGGGGATGGGTGGCAATATCGGCGTTTCTGCCGGTGACGATGGCATTCTAATTATTGACGATCAATTCGCCCCTTTAGCTGAAAAAATTGCGACGGCACTCGGCGAGCTTGGTAGCGATAAACCAAAGTATGTGATTAACACCCATTACCACGGCGACCATACAGGCTCGAACGCGTTCTTCCACAGCCACAAAGGCGCGACTATTCTCGCCCACGATAACGTGCGCGTTCGATTAGCCAACGATGAAAAAGTATCGCCAGATGCGCTACCCGCTATCACTTATGAAAACGGCATTAAGTTACATTTCAACGGTGAAACCATTCACATTATGCATCTTGAATCAGGGCACACCGACGGCGATAGCATAGTGTGGTTTGAACAACCGGATGTTTTGCACACAGGTGACTTGTACTTTAGTGGGTTATTTCCATTTATTGATTTGAATTCTGGTGGCAGTGTTGAAGGTTACATTGATTCAGTAAAGCAAGTGTTAGCGAAAATAGATGACGATACTGTGCTCATTCCTGGTCATGGTGAACTTAGCAACAAAGCTGAGTACACTACCTTTCTTGCCATGATTGAAGAAACTTTTGCCTTTGTAAAAGCGCAGAAAGCAAAAGGCATGAGCCTTGAAGCAATTACTGAAACAGGGCTCGATAGTAAATGGGATAAGTGGGCGTGGAGCTTCATTTCTGAAGAGAAGTGGATTGCAACACTTTACGAAGAAGCTTAA
- the nqrE gene encoding NADH:ubiquinone reductase (Na(+)-transporting) subunit E, with translation MEHYLSLFVRSIFVENMALSLFLGMCTFLAVSKKVKTAMGLGVAVIVVLGISVPVNQIIYVNILAPGALAWAGFPDADLSFLNFLTFIGVIAALVQILEMSLDKFFPALYNALGIFLPLITVNCAIFGGVAFAVQREYNLTESVVYGVGSGMGWAIAIVLLAAVREKLKYADMPDGIRGLGSVFMIAGLMALGFQSFTGIQL, from the coding sequence ATGGAACATTATTTGTCGTTATTTGTTCGCTCAATTTTTGTTGAGAACATGGCGTTATCACTTTTCTTAGGTATGTGTACCTTCTTGGCGGTATCGAAGAAAGTTAAAACTGCTATGGGTCTTGGTGTTGCGGTAATCGTAGTACTGGGTATTTCTGTACCGGTTAACCAAATCATTTATGTGAACATTCTTGCACCAGGTGCACTTGCTTGGGCTGGTTTCCCTGATGCAGATTTAAGCTTCCTGAATTTCTTAACCTTTATCGGCGTTATCGCGGCATTGGTTCAAATTTTGGAAATGAGCTTAGACAAGTTTTTCCCTGCGCTTTATAACGCGCTTGGTATCTTCCTTCCGCTAATTACGGTTAACTGCGCTATCTTCGGTGGTGTGGCATTCGCGGTACAACGTGAATACAACTTGACCGAAAGTGTTGTTTACGGCGTAGGAAGTGGTATGGGTTGGGCAATCGCAATTGTGCTTTTGGCCGCTGTACGTGAAAAGCTTAAATATGCCGATATGCCTGATGGTATTCGTGGTCTGGGCTCTGTGTTCATGATTGCGGGTCTTATGGCACTTGGCTTCCAGTCATTCACTGGTATTCAGCTGTAA
- the fabV gene encoding enoyl-ACP reductase FabV has protein sequence MVIKPKVRGFICTNAHPVGCAKSVEQQIAYIEEKGNLGDGPKNVLVIGSSTGYGLASRITSAFGYGAKTLGVCFEKAPSERKTGTAGWYNTAAFHQQAAKKGLYAETINGDAFSDEIKAQTIDKIKANMGKVDLVIYSLASPRRTDPDTGVVYKSTLKPVGREYTTKTYDTDKDKVHDVTLEAANDDEILNTIKVMGGEDWERWMDHLAEAGVLAEGCKTTAYTYIGKALTWPIYGQATIGKAKEDLDRAAAAIIGKNTELLVEANVSSLKALVTQASSAIPVMPLYISLMQEVMKRDGTHEGCIEQIHGLFSTCLFGDTPTLDEANRYRMDGIETNDVTQAKIQALWDKVTQENFHELSDYAGYHHEFLKLFGFDVEGVDYEQDIDPLVKW, from the coding sequence ATGGTTATCAAGCCTAAAGTGAGAGGCTTTATCTGCACAAACGCACATCCTGTGGGTTGTGCAAAGTCAGTAGAACAACAAATTGCCTATATTGAAGAGAAAGGCAACTTAGGTGATGGCCCTAAAAACGTGCTAGTGATTGGTAGCTCAACCGGTTACGGATTGGCATCGCGTATTACTTCTGCATTTGGTTATGGTGCAAAAACCCTTGGCGTTTGCTTCGAAAAAGCGCCTTCAGAACGTAAAACTGGCACAGCAGGTTGGTACAATACTGCAGCCTTCCATCAGCAGGCAGCTAAAAAAGGGCTTTATGCTGAAACTATTAACGGTGATGCGTTTTCAGATGAAATTAAAGCGCAAACAATCGATAAGATTAAAGCCAATATGGGCAAGGTCGACCTTGTGATTTATAGCTTGGCATCACCGCGCAGAACCGATCCAGATACGGGCGTGGTCTATAAATCTACGCTTAAACCTGTGGGGCGTGAGTACACCACCAAAACGTACGATACCGACAAAGATAAAGTGCATGATGTTACGCTAGAGGCGGCAAATGACGACGAAATCTTAAACACCATTAAAGTCATGGGCGGAGAAGATTGGGAGCGCTGGATGGATCATCTAGCAGAGGCTGGCGTACTTGCTGAAGGTTGCAAGACCACGGCGTACACCTATATCGGCAAAGCACTAACGTGGCCCATCTATGGTCAAGCGACCATCGGAAAAGCAAAAGAAGACTTAGACAGAGCTGCCGCGGCTATCATTGGCAAAAATACCGAATTACTCGTTGAAGCGAATGTAAGTTCGTTGAAAGCCTTGGTCACACAAGCCAGTTCTGCCATTCCGGTTATGCCGCTTTATATCTCGTTAATGCAGGAAGTGATGAAGCGCGACGGGACCCATGAGGGCTGTATTGAACAAATACATGGGTTGTTCTCAACTTGCCTATTTGGTGATACACCCACATTAGATGAGGCAAACCGCTATCGCATGGACGGCATTGAAACCAATGACGTTACGCAAGCTAAAATTCAAGCCTTGTGGGACAAAGTGACCCAAGAGAACTTTCATGAACTAAGCGATTACGCTGGTTATCACCACGAATTCTTAAAACTGTTTGGTTTTGATGTTGAAGGTGTTGATTACGAACAGGATATTGACCCGCTCGTGAAATGGTAG
- the dinB gene encoding DNA polymerase IV, with protein MRKIIHVDMDCFYAAVEMRDNPALRNIPIAIGGSSQHRGVISTCNYPARKYGVRSAMATAYAFKLCPNLTLVKGRMEAYVKESQRIREIFADYTDLIEPLSLDEAYLDVTNSQYCGGSATLIAEEIRSRIESELGLTASAGVAPCKFVAKVASDENKPNGICVITPDKLDSFVRAMPLKKIPGVGKVTMQKLQRLGLATCNDVRSYPFERIQKELGKFGAVLWERAHGIDDRELSVSRERKSIGVERTLSNDIHSLEECRDFMPHLLEKLQERIQAHEKRTGKPIRIRTQGVKLKFQDFQLTTVEHRCPSLNAHYFDTLLQEAYERAKGRGIRLVGLHIGLGEAQTIHQLPLPLEGE; from the coding sequence ATGCGAAAAATCATCCATGTAGATATGGATTGCTTTTATGCTGCGGTTGAAATGCGTGACAATCCCGCGTTACGTAATATTCCTATTGCCATTGGTGGAAGCTCTCAGCATCGAGGGGTTATTTCTACCTGTAATTACCCTGCCCGTAAATATGGCGTTCGTTCCGCCATGGCTACCGCTTACGCATTCAAGCTTTGCCCAAATCTTACCTTAGTGAAAGGGCGTATGGAGGCGTATGTAAAAGAGTCCCAACGAATCCGCGAAATATTTGCCGACTATACCGATTTAATCGAACCACTTTCGTTAGACGAAGCCTACCTCGATGTGACCAATAGCCAATATTGCGGTGGCAGTGCCACGTTAATAGCTGAAGAAATTAGAAGTCGAATTGAGTCAGAGCTGGGGTTAACCGCCTCGGCGGGCGTTGCACCCTGTAAGTTCGTAGCAAAAGTGGCCAGTGATGAGAATAAGCCTAATGGTATTTGTGTCATTACCCCGGATAAATTAGATAGTTTTGTAAGGGCTATGCCTCTTAAAAAAATTCCCGGGGTAGGTAAGGTAACAATGCAAAAGCTACAACGATTAGGCTTAGCTACCTGTAACGATGTGCGCAGTTACCCGTTTGAGCGCATACAAAAAGAATTAGGTAAATTTGGTGCGGTATTATGGGAGCGTGCTCACGGTATTGATGATCGAGAACTGTCAGTATCGAGAGAACGTAAGTCTATAGGCGTAGAGCGCACGCTAAGCAACGATATTCACTCATTGGAAGAATGTCGCGACTTTATGCCTCATTTACTAGAAAAGCTTCAGGAACGCATACAGGCGCATGAAAAGCGCACAGGCAAGCCTATTCGTATTCGTACTCAAGGGGTGAAACTTAAATTTCAAGACTTCCAGCTAACCACGGTTGAGCATCGATGCCCTTCGTTAAATGCGCATTACTTTGATACCCTACTACAAGAAGCTTACGAGCGTGCTAAAGGCCGTGGTATACGCTTAGTTGGTCTGCACATTGGTCTTGGTGAGGCACAAACCATACATCAACTCCCTTTACCCCTAGAGGGTGAGTAG
- a CDS encoding DUF1653 domain-containing protein, producing the protein MTTPKPKNQELKTPGRYRHYKGSDYDVYEVATHSEDESSLVVYRPCYGEKALWVRPLSMFEEEVLVEGKSVPRFAYIGEIPNDEKMI; encoded by the coding sequence ATGACTACCCCAAAACCTAAAAACCAAGAGCTCAAAACCCCAGGTCGCTACCGCCATTATAAAGGCAGTGATTACGACGTTTATGAAGTAGCGACACATTCAGAAGACGAGTCTTCTTTAGTGGTATATCGCCCATGTTATGGCGAAAAAGCCCTGTGGGTGCGCCCATTAAGTATGTTTGAAGAAGAGGTGCTGGTAGAAGGTAAGTCTGTCCCTCGATTTGCTTATATTGGTGAGATCCCAAACGATGAAAAAATGATCTGA
- a CDS encoding NADH:ubiquinone reductase (Na(+)-transporting) subunit D translates to MADTKEMKKALFGPIMDNNPIALQVLGICSALAITTKLETALVMSLALTTVVAFSNLFISMIRNQIPSSVRIIIQMTIIASLVIVVDQILKAYSYEISKQLSVFVGLIITNCIVMGRAEAYAMKSPPLMSFLDGIGNGLGYSFVLIVIGTIKELFGFGTILGFEILPLVQNGGWYQGNGLLILPFSSFFLIGGMIWVIRTLRPEQVEPKE, encoded by the coding sequence ATGGCAGATACTAAAGAAATGAAAAAGGCCCTCTTTGGGCCAATTATGGACAACAACCCTATCGCCTTACAGGTTCTGGGTATTTGTTCGGCACTGGCTATTACCACTAAGCTAGAAACAGCCTTGGTAATGTCTTTAGCGCTAACTACGGTTGTCGCGTTCTCGAACTTGTTTATTTCAATGATTCGTAACCAGATACCATCAAGCGTTCGTATCATCATCCAAATGACTATCATTGCGTCGTTGGTAATCGTAGTTGACCAAATATTGAAGGCTTATTCGTACGAAATTTCGAAGCAGCTGTCGGTATTCGTTGGTTTGATTATTACTAACTGTATCGTAATGGGTCGTGCTGAAGCCTATGCAATGAAGAGCCCACCTCTGATGAGCTTTTTAGATGGTATTGGTAACGGTTTGGGTTACTCATTCGTATTGATTGTTATTGGTACAATTAAAGAGCTATTTGGTTTCGGTACTATTTTAGGTTTCGAAATTCTTCCTTTAGTTCAAAACGGTGGTTGGTATCAGGGTAATGGTTTGTTAATCCTACCATTTAGCTCATTCTTCTTAATCGGCGGTATGATTTGGGTTATCCGTACCCTTCGTCCCGAGCAAGTAGAGCCTAAGGAGTAA
- the nqrM gene encoding (Na+)-NQR maturation NqrM, which produces MSTFILAFGFFLTMVLAMAVGYLVQRKTISGSCGGLGALGIAKACDCPEPCDRKKSRMEKEEAREKKLNEWKQNQIL; this is translated from the coding sequence ATGTCTACGTTTATTTTAGCATTCGGTTTCTTCCTCACTATGGTACTCGCCATGGCTGTTGGCTACTTGGTGCAGCGCAAAACTATCTCAGGTAGTTGCGGTGGACTAGGCGCATTAGGAATCGCGAAAGCCTGTGATTGCCCAGAGCCTTGCGATCGCAAAAAATCTCGTATGGAAAAAGAAGAAGCGAGAGAAAAGAAATTGAATGAATGGAAACAGAATCAGATCCTTTAA
- a CDS encoding FAD:protein FMN transferase produces the protein MIRFFARIALAIIAISILMIASCSDKPLAVAHLQGQTMGTTYNVKYVLAEGEKEVEGLQEEIDAELVNINKLMSTYDTTSELSRFNQYRYSDNFEVSKETLTVVNEALRLARLSDGVLDVTVGPLVNLWGFGPNKRPEKVPTQADIDAVRDYVGYEKLSTTPTGLMKANPMLYVDLSTIAKGYGVDEVAAILDAHNLQHYLVEIGGEMRVKGERGDGSEWLIAIEKPVTTERAVQKVVSIGTNAIATSGDYRNYYEEDGKRYSHLIDPNTGSPITHDLVSVTVVNPSSMIADGLATAFNVMGWERAINLAEQEQLAVFLIRRTADGFEEYATPEFDKLVTVNN, from the coding sequence GTGATTCGATTTTTTGCACGTATAGCGTTAGCTATTATCGCTATCAGTATTCTAATGATAGCAAGTTGCAGCGACAAACCGCTTGCAGTAGCGCATCTGCAAGGCCAGACCATGGGCACGACTTATAATGTTAAGTATGTGCTTGCGGAAGGTGAAAAAGAAGTTGAAGGCTTGCAGGAAGAGATTGATGCAGAGCTCGTTAATATTAATAAATTAATGTCTACCTATGACACTACGTCTGAGTTATCTCGATTTAACCAATATCGTTATTCTGATAACTTCGAGGTGTCTAAAGAGACATTAACGGTAGTTAACGAAGCTCTGCGGTTGGCTCGTTTGAGTGACGGCGTGCTAGATGTTACGGTTGGGCCTTTGGTCAATTTGTGGGGTTTTGGACCTAATAAACGCCCTGAAAAAGTGCCAACCCAAGCCGATATCGATGCTGTACGAGATTATGTAGGCTATGAGAAATTATCTACTACGCCAACCGGTCTTATGAAGGCAAACCCTATGCTTTACGTTGATTTATCAACAATTGCAAAGGGTTATGGTGTTGATGAAGTCGCAGCCATTTTAGATGCTCATAACTTGCAGCATTACCTTGTAGAAATTGGTGGTGAAATGCGGGTTAAAGGCGAACGCGGCGATGGCAGTGAATGGCTAATTGCGATTGAAAAGCCGGTAACGACAGAACGCGCGGTACAAAAAGTGGTGTCTATAGGGACTAACGCCATAGCGACATCGGGTGATTATCGTAACTATTACGAAGAAGATGGGAAACGCTACTCTCACTTAATTGACCCGAATACCGGCTCGCCGATAACCCATGATTTGGTGTCGGTTACGGTAGTCAATCCATCTTCAATGATTGCTGATGGTTTAGCCACAGCGTTTAATGTAATGGGGTGGGAACGAGCAATTAACCTTGCAGAGCAAGAACAACTTGCTGTATTCCTCATTCGTCGCACAGCAGATGGATTTGAAGAGTATGCCACGCCAGAATTTGATAAACTGGTAACAGTAAATAACTAA
- a CDS encoding NADH:ubiquinone reductase (Na(+)-transporting) subunit B, whose protein sequence is MGLKAYLEKIEPNFEPGGKHEKWYALYEAAATIFYTPGKVNKANTHVRDSIDLKRIMILVWLATFPAMFFGMYNIGFQAQEAIAAGAGTLPDTWQAGLFTALGGDLANSGLLGMFFYGACFWLPIYAVTFIVGGFWEVLFASVRKHEVNEGFFVTSVLFALTLPATIPLWQVALGITFGVVIAKEVFGGTGRNFLNPALSGRAFLYFAYPAQISGDQVWVAADGYSGATSLSQAASGALDYANMDLWFDSFFGTIAGSAGEVSALAILIGGLFIMYMRIASWRIVAGVAIGVAVFATLLNMIGSDTNYMFAMPAYWHFVIGGLAFGMFFMATDPVSASFTNQGKWAYGIFIGFMTVLVRVLNPAFPEGVMLAILFANLWAPLFDYFVAQSNIKRRVARVG, encoded by the coding sequence ATGGGTTTAAAAGCGTATTTAGAAAAGATTGAACCGAACTTTGAGCCAGGTGGAAAGCACGAAAAATGGTATGCACTGTATGAAGCAGCGGCAACTATTTTCTATACTCCTGGTAAAGTAAACAAAGCTAACACGCACGTGCGTGACAGCATTGACCTTAAACGCATCATGATTTTGGTGTGGTTAGCAACATTTCCAGCAATGTTCTTCGGTATGTATAACATTGGTTTCCAAGCGCAAGAAGCTATTGCTGCTGGTGCCGGTACACTGCCTGATACATGGCAAGCAGGATTATTCACTGCCTTAGGTGGAGACTTAGCGAATTCTGGTTTGCTAGGCATGTTCTTCTACGGTGCCTGTTTCTGGTTACCTATCTATGCAGTTACCTTTATTGTTGGTGGCTTCTGGGAAGTACTATTTGCTTCGGTACGTAAGCACGAAGTTAACGAAGGTTTCTTCGTAACCTCGGTACTTTTCGCATTAACGTTACCAGCAACTATTCCGCTTTGGCAGGTTGCATTAGGTATTACCTTTGGTGTGGTTATCGCGAAAGAAGTCTTCGGTGGAACTGGCCGTAACTTCCTTAACCCTGCATTGTCTGGTCGTGCGTTCTTATACTTCGCCTATCCTGCACAAATCTCTGGTGACCAAGTTTGGGTTGCTGCTGATGGGTACTCAGGTGCAACATCATTAAGCCAAGCGGCTTCAGGCGCGCTTGATTACGCCAACATGGACCTTTGGTTTGATAGCTTTTTCGGAACTATCGCAGGTTCTGCGGGTGAAGTTTCGGCATTAGCTATCTTAATTGGTGGCTTGTTCATTATGTACATGCGTATTGCAAGCTGGCGAATTGTTGCTGGTGTAGCAATCGGGGTAGCCGTGTTTGCCACCTTGCTGAATATGATTGGTAGCGATACCAACTACATGTTTGCTATGCCTGCATATTGGCACTTTGTTATTGGTGGTCTTGCCTTTGGTATGTTCTTTATGGCGACAGACCCTGTGTCTGCATCGTTTACCAACCAAGGTAAGTGGGCATACGGTATTTTCATCGGCTTTATGACAGTACTTGTACGTGTGCTAAACCCAGCCTTCCCAGAAGGTGTAATGTTGGCCATTCTTTTTGCCAACCTTTGGGCGCCACTGTTCGACTATTTCGTCGCACAAAGTAATATCAAGCGGAGGGTAGCTCGTGTCGGCTAA
- the nqrF gene encoding NADH:ubiquinone reductase (Na(+)-transporting) subunit F: MNQVEIFLGVGMFIAIVLALVFIIMFAKSKLVPSGDVTITINGDPDKAIKTEPGGKLLGALADAGYFVSSACGGGGSCGQCRVDVHSGGGEILPTELDHITKGEAREGCRLSCQVAIKQDMEIELEESVFGVKKWDCEVISNDNKATFIKELKLQIPNGESVPFRAGGYIQIEAPAHHVKYKEFEIPDEYRGDWERFGFFDIESKVDEETIRAYSMANYPEEEGIIMLNVRIATPPPNNLSLPAGKMSSYIWSLKEGDKATISGPFGEFFAKETENEMVFVGGGAGMAPMRSHIFDQLRRLKSDRKMSFWYGARSLREMFYTEDFDELAAENDNFKWHVALSDPQPEDNWEGYTGFIHQVLLENYLKDHPAPEDCEFYMCGPPMMNAAVINMLKELGVEDENIMLDDFGG, translated from the coding sequence ATGAATCAAGTAGAAATTTTCCTAGGCGTCGGCATGTTTATTGCCATTGTATTGGCGCTAGTATTTATCATCATGTTTGCTAAGTCGAAGCTGGTACCAAGCGGTGATGTAACTATCACCATTAATGGCGACCCAGACAAAGCAATTAAAACTGAGCCAGGCGGCAAGCTTCTTGGTGCACTAGCCGATGCAGGGTACTTCGTATCTTCAGCATGTGGTGGCGGTGGTTCATGTGGTCAGTGTCGTGTAGACGTACATTCAGGTGGTGGTGAAATACTTCCAACTGAACTTGATCACATCACTAAAGGTGAAGCTCGTGAAGGCTGTCGTTTGTCATGTCAGGTTGCGATTAAGCAAGACATGGAAATCGAACTTGAAGAGTCAGTATTTGGTGTTAAAAAGTGGGATTGTGAAGTTATTTCTAATGATAACAAAGCCACTTTCATCAAAGAACTTAAGCTTCAGATTCCTAACGGTGAAAGCGTACCTTTCCGTGCTGGTGGTTATATTCAAATTGAAGCCCCTGCGCATCATGTTAAGTACAAAGAGTTTGAAATCCCTGATGAGTATCGTGGTGATTGGGAGCGCTTTGGCTTCTTCGATATCGAATCTAAGGTAGATGAAGAAACTATTCGTGCTTACTCAATGGCTAACTACCCGGAAGAAGAAGGTATTATTATGTTGAACGTGCGTATCGCTACGCCGCCACCTAATAACCTAAGTCTACCTGCTGGTAAAATGTCATCGTACATCTGGAGCCTTAAAGAAGGCGACAAAGCGACAATCTCTGGTCCATTTGGTGAGTTCTTTGCTAAAGAAACCGAGAACGAAATGGTATTCGTTGGTGGTGGAGCTGGTATGGCACCAATGCGCTCACATATCTTCGACCAACTTCGTCGCTTAAAATCAGATCGTAAGATGAGCTTCTGGTACGGTGCACGTTCACTTCGTGAAATGTTCTATACAGAAGACTTTGATGAGTTAGCTGCAGAAAACGATAACTTCAAATGGCATGTTGCCCTTTCAGATCCTCAACCTGAGGACAACTGGGAAGGTTACACTGGGTTCATTCACCAAGTTCTTCTTGAGAACTATTTGAAAGACCACCCTGCGCCAGAAGATTGTGAGTTCTACATGTGTGGACCACCTATGATGAACGCAGCCGTTATCAACATGTTGAAAGAACTAGGTGTTGAAGACGAAAATATAATGCTTGATGACTTCGGTGGTTAA
- a CDS encoding Na(+)-translocating NADH-quinone reductase subunit C → MSAKKESLGKTIGVVVAVCLVCSIVVSGAAVGLRSLQQTNASLDKKSNILNAAGLYETGMTGKAIESTYSEKIESRYVDLESGEFVEAPEPDYDMYKAAKQTEYSTKVTSSNVGFQRRPNVASVYLVRDEAGDVSRIILPVHGSGLWDLMYGFLALDADGETVRELIYYQQKETPGLGGEVQNPAWQDKWDGKKLFEDGEVAIRVVKNANPSNPHTIDALSGATLTSKGVENTIQYWVGEQGFGQFLKTQAWRS, encoded by the coding sequence GTGTCGGCTAAAAAAGAATCTTTAGGAAAAACGATTGGCGTTGTAGTTGCCGTTTGTCTTGTGTGTTCAATTGTTGTATCTGGCGCCGCTGTAGGCTTGCGCTCGTTACAACAAACTAATGCGTCGCTTGATAAAAAGAGCAACATTTTGAACGCAGCAGGGCTTTACGAAACAGGCATGACGGGTAAAGCAATCGAAAGTACATATAGCGAAAAGATTGAATCTCGCTATGTTGATTTGGAAAGCGGTGAGTTTGTAGAAGCACCAGAGCCAGATTACGATATGTATAAAGCAGCAAAGCAAACTGAGTACAGCACAAAAGTGACTAGCAGCAACGTTGGCTTCCAACGTCGCCCTAATGTTGCCAGTGTTTATTTGGTACGTGACGAAGCTGGCGATGTATCTCGCATTATCTTGCCTGTGCACGGTAGTGGTCTATGGGATCTTATGTACGGTTTTCTTGCCCTTGACGCCGATGGCGAAACAGTTCGTGAGTTGATTTACTATCAACAAAAAGAAACACCTGGACTAGGTGGCGAAGTGCAAAACCCAGCGTGGCAGGACAAATGGGATGGAAAGAAACTATTTGAAGATGGCGAAGTGGCTATCCGCGTAGTTAAAAATGCAAACCCAAGCAATCCACACACTATTGATGCGCTTTCAGGTGCTACCCTAACCAGTAAAGGTGTTGAAAACACTATTCAATACTGGGTAGGCGAGCAAGGCTTCGGCCAGTTCCTGAAGACTCAGGCATGGCGTTCATAA